The Kaistella daneshvariae genomic sequence TATTACTTATTTACCGCATCTGCAATGACCGTGCTTTTTTTATATGCGTGCAGCACCACGAAAAAAGTACCCGACGGCGATTATCTTTTGGTAAAAAACAAATACATCTTTGAAGACGGCAAAATTTTTAAAGATGAAATTTCATCACACGTCAGCCAAAAACCCAACAAAAAGCAGCTTTTTCTTTTTCCTGTAGGTTTGTGGATGTATAACGCGGCCAACCCGAAATATGATTCCATTCTTACCGAATATATGACCTACCCCGCGGAAGCGCGCGACCAGGATCTTCGGGACTCGCTTTTCATCAAATACAATCATCCGGAATACGTAGGTAAAAGTCTCTTTTTTGAAAGATTTCTGCACAATATTGGCCAGCCTCCCGTGATTTTAGATCAGGGGAAAACTGAAGAAAGTGCCAACTCGATCCGGAAATATCTGGTGTACCGCGGCTATTGGGACACCGATGTGAAATTCAGCCACGATTTGGATTCGGCGGCGAAAAAAGCAAAGGTTAACTATCTCATCACGCATCGTGATCCCACTTACATCAGCGATTATTATTACAACATTCCCGATCCGGCCATAAAAAATGTATACGAACAAAATCTGGAAAAAACCCTAGTTCGCGGTAATAAAATTTTAGATCAGGAGGTGCTGGAACAGGAGGTGAAGCGCATAAATGATTTAATGAAAAGCGTTGGGTACTATAAATTCAATAATTCCAACGAGGAAATTTATTTTACCGCAGACACGCTGCAAAGCCGCAAGAATGTGCCGCTCACAATGGATATTCACAAAGACAGCACCGATTCTCCGTACAAGCTTACAACCATCGGTGACATTAAAGTACACGTTCTGGAAAAAGTCGCAGACACGGTTGATACTGAAAAAGATTCGCTTTTAGGCATCAACTTTTACAAACTGGATAATCAGTACAAAACCATGTCTTTGTGGCGACCGATAATTCTGAAAAAAGGCGAGATTTATGACCAAAAAAATCTGGATCTTACCAAAAGAAATATCGCATCCATGAACAATTTCAGCATTATTAAATATGATGAAATTTTGCGGAAGGAAAACGACAGCGTTTTAGACGTCAGTTATTACCTCGCACCGCTACCTAAGTTCGATTTAAAAATCGCCACCGACATCAATTATTCTCAGATTTTAAATTTCGGTATTTCGCCATCTGTGGATTTTACGACTAGAAATATTTTTGGCGGTGCAGAAAACCTTACAACCAGTGTTTCCGGTATTTTTGGTTCAGTGGTAAGCCCGAAAAAAAATGACAAGCGCGCTTTAGCCTACGAAGTTTCAGCGCAGGCTGCGTTAAATGTTCCGCGTTTACTGATGCCTTTTAAAACCTGGAAGCTTATTCCCAAGCGGTACTCTCCTACTTCATCCGTAATTTTGGGCGCCAGCGTTCAGGATAATATCGGTTTGGGCAGAGTTGGCTTCAATGCAGGCTTGAATTATTTTGCAAATGTAAACGATATCGTTTCTCATCGGCTTTCCATTTTCAACACCCAATTAAGTTTCACCCGAAATAAGGAGCGTTATTACGATTATTTTCCCCGCGATGCTGAAGTGAGAAATGAAATTTTCCAGCTTTATTCGCCGCAGCTCTATAATGATTTTATCGAAGGACGAATTTCTTCCGACCAGCTTTCTTCCACCATTGTGGAGGACGCAGCATTTCAAAGTGGCCTCACCGAAGATCAGATGAACGATTTCAATACATTCCGACAATCGTTGATTAATAAAGACCGCCAAACCCAGAATATTTTAATCTCCTCGATGATTTATAATTTCATTTATAATGAAATCGGGAAAAAAGACCGCCACAACCCTTTTTACGTCAATGCGAAATTTGAAGTGGCCGGAAATGCGCTCGGGCTTTTTACCAGAAAACCTCAGGAAGATGGCGTTTTAGCAGAACCCACCAAAAAAGCCTTTAATATTCCGTTTTCACAGTTTGTGAAGTTTGATTTTGATGTTCGAAAGTATTTCACCTTTTTTAATGATAAACATACACTCGCACTTCGCCAGTTTATCGGCGTTGGAATTCCATACGGAAATTCTGATACGATGCCATTTGTGCGTTCTTATTTTAATGGGGGTTCCAATGACATCCGTGCGTGGCGGGTTTTCGGAGGTTTAGGTCCTGCGGATTCTCAACTCGATAAAAAAGTGCGCGCTTATATCATGGACAATGTAAAACTGACGACAAATGTGGAATACCGGATGCCGTTTACTGAAATGTTTGAAGGCGCAGCCTTTGTAGATGCCGGCAACATCTGGAGTTTAAAAGATAACGGATTCGGCGACGCATTCAAGTTCAATAAATTTCTCTCACAGATGGGCGTCGGAACCGGAGTTGGCGTCCGCATCAATGTCGCGTACATTACGCTTCGTTTGGACGCAGCATATAAAGTGTACGATCCCAACCGACCGGTGGGCGACCGCTGGGTCATCAACAAATGGCAACCGCTGAAACCGGTGCTGAACTTTGCCTTCGGTTATCCGTTCTAAATAAAAAAATCGCTGTTAAACAGCGATTTTTTTTGGTTTTATATTTTGGTTGAATTTTTTTAAAAAAAACCTCGTTTTACTCCGGAAAATCGAAGAGATCACCAATGGTTCCTTCCTCCGGAAAATCTTCGTCTTTCACATCTTCATCGATAAAACTGATATGACCTTCGGTAGATTCCACCACATCAAAATGTTCATTTTCTTCCTCTACCACTTCAGGAACTGTAATGTTGATGGTTTTCACCTTATCTTTTATAAACTGGTTGCCCTGTGCTTTAATTCCTTTAATTGAGATAAACTGGTCGATATTCACGACTTCCGGCTCACGCTCCTTGCCTTTATCTTTAGCAAAAATAATCTCCGCTGTCGCATTGTCCGAAACGATGATATTTTCGATAAAAGATTTTGGGTGCTCTGAAGGCATAAAATGCTGAACATTCAAAGTGTTTTCCAACAAGAATCTTTTGATAAAATAAATTTGCTTTTCGCCGTCAAAATATATACAGGTAATCGCCTGTTCTGGTTTCCATTTTTCGAAGACGAGATATTCACCATCGAAACGGTTGCTTAAATCAAAACTCACAAGTTTAGCATCACCTTCGGCATTGATGGTTAAAATCTTATCATCACCTTTAAAAGTTCCCAGCAAAGTTCCGCGCGCGTCTGCATTTAAGCGGCGCACGGTTTCATCAAACCAAATTTTACGCGGCGCTAAAGTCGAATGACCTTCCTCCTTTAAATCTACTTTTTTAACCGGATATTTCGTAACCAAATTTCCTTTTGAATCACGACCTTTAATGGCTAAATCAGAAAAATCAATATCAATTTTATTTTTCCGAACTCTCGCATTTGATTTTAAAATTACGCTTACTTTTTCCGCTTCACCATTCGGATTTGCTGAAAAATAAAGCATTTCAGCGCCTTTTTTATCGGACGCCAATTTGTAATCAGTGTTTCGCGTAACACCCGTCACCGAAAATCTTTTCATGTAGTACGGGCCGTCTTTGCTTTCGCGGTAAATCATATTGTACACCGTGCGCTTGTCGTTTTTCTTCCAAACCGCAACGTGTTCAATATTTTTTCCGATAAAAGTTTTCGCTTCCACTTTCACCACTTTCATCGTTCCGTCTTTCTGGAAAGTGATAATGTCATCAATGTCTGAACAATCGAAAAGATATTCATCTTTTCTTAGCGAAGTTCCTACAAATCCTTCTTCACGGTTTACGTAGAACTTTTCGTTCGCTACCGCAACTTTTGTCGCGTCGATGGTATCGAAAATTCTGAGTTCAGTTTTCCGCTCTTTTCCTTTGCCGTATTTCTTCAAAATATTGGTGTAATACGCGATGGAATATGGAATTAAATGTTCCAGATCATATTTTACCTGCTCTATTTTTCCTTCGAGCGCCAGAATGTTTTCTTTAAATTTATCGAGGTCAAAACGCGAAATTCTTTTAATTCTAATTTCCGTCAGACGAACGATATCTTCTGTGGTAACTTCGCGCAAAAGGTGCGCGGTGTGCGGTTTTAAACTGTTGTCGATTGTGGTCAGAACTTCTTCCCAGGTTTTCACTTCTTCAATGTCGTAATAAATCCGGTTTTCGATAAAAATTCTTTCAAGCGACGAAAAGTGCCAGTTCTCCTGAAGTTCGTGCAACTCAATTTCAAGCTCTCTTTTCAGCAATGAAACGGTGTGATCGGTGTTTTGACGAAGTATTTCAGAAACCGTAAGAAACATCGGTTTATCACCTACAATAACGCAGGCGTTTGGTGAAATAGAAATTTCGCAATCGGTGAAAGCATACAAAGCATCAATGGTGCGATCCGGCGAAGCATCATTGTTCAGATGAATATTTATTTCAACTTTATCCGAGGTATTATCCTCAATTTTTTTGATTTTAATTTTGCCGCGCTCATTTGCTTTGATGATGGAATCGATGAGATCACCCGTATTTTTACCAAAAGGCAGTTCAGTTATGCATAGCGTATTTTTATCTTTCTGAATGATTCTGGCTCTCGCACGGATCTTACCGCCACGCTCACCATCATTGTAGCTGGATACATCCAGCATTCCGGCGGTTAAAAAATCGGGGAAAATCTGGAATTTTTTGCCTTTTAAATACGCAATTGAAGCTTCGATGAGTTCATTGAAATTGTGCGGCATTATCTTGGTGGACAAGCCTACGCCAATACCTTCGACACCCTGCGCCAAAAGCAGTGGGAATTTTACCGGTAAATCTACGGGCTCATTATTTCGTCCATCGTAGGATTTTGCCCAATGCGTCGTTTTTGCGTTGAAAACAACTTCCAAAGCAAAAGGTGTCAAGCGTGCTTCAATATATCGTGCCGCCGCCGCGGAATCGCCGGTATAAATATTTCCCCAGTTTCCCTGGGTATCAATCAGAAGTTCTTTCTGGCCCAACTGCACCATGGCATCGGTAATGGACGCATCACCGTGCGGATGGTATTTCATGGTGTTCCCAACAATATTGGCAACTTTGTTATACCGCCCATCTTCCAGCTCGCGCATGGAATGCATGATACGGCGCTGCACCGGCTTGAAACCATCAAAAATTGAGGGAATCGCGCGGTCTAAAATTACGTAAGAAGCATAATCTAAGAACCAATCCTGATATAAACCACTGACTTTGCGTAGGGTTTCTTCGTGGTGCGTGTTGTTTTCTTCCATTTGCTAGCGTTGGCGCTCTTTATTCGTTGTTTTTTCGCAGGACTTTTTTCAGTGAGGATTTTAAATCTGCAACTTCTTTTCTGGACAAATAGGATATGTCATATTTCAGAATGATGGATTTGCTTTTTTTGCTGCTGATGGTCACATAAAGCCGCTTAAACAAAAGCATATTTACAATTTCGTAATTAAGCATTTTATACTTCGGAAATTCGTCGCTTTTGGCTTTATTCAGGAAAAAAACCACATTTTTGTTGCGGAAATTTAAAGCTTCGCCATCACTGTCATATTCAAAAATCTGGCTTCCCCGCAGGTAAAAAACAAGGGCAAAAAAAAGCGGAAAAATTAATAATAGAACTGAACCTAAATTGAGGTGTTCATTGCTCCTGTCAATAAAATACAACACAATTCCACCCACCAAAACCATTAAAACCAAAATACTTAAAAACTGAAAATAACCAGCTTTATTCCTGTTATTTAACCTCATTATAACCTCCTACGTTATTTTATACTTCTGCTTCTGCAATAATTTCTTTTTTATCGATGTCGGGACTTTCCACCACCAAATTCTTCAGAATGAACTGCTGACGGTCCGGCGTGTTTTTTCCCATATAAAACTCCAAAATCTGGTCGATGGTCTGGTCTTTTCCTAAAACCACCGGTTCTAACCTAATATCTTTTCCAATAAAATGCTTGAATTCATCCGGAGAAATTTCACCCAAGCCTTTAAATCGGGTTATTTCGGGGTTTTTTCCCAATTCATCTAAAGCTTTTAAACGCTCGATTTCCGAATAACAATAGCGTGTTTCCTTTTTATTTCGCACGCGGAAAAGCGGCGTCTGCAAAATATAAAGGTGACCATTCCGGATTAGATCTGGGAAGAACTGCAAGAAAAATGTAATCATTAAAAGACGAATGTGCATTCCGTCCACATCAGCATCTGTAGCGATTATGACGTGGTTGAAACGCAAATCTTCCAGTGAATCTTCAATATTCAGCGCTGCCTGCAAAAGGTTGAATTCCTCATTCTCATACACCACTCTTTTCGTGAGTCCGTAGCAGTTCAAAGGTTTTCCTTTCAGCGAAAAAACCGCCTGCGTTTCCACATCGCGCGATTTCGTAATGGAACCGGAAGCCGAATCACCTTCGGTTATGAAAATCATGGTTTCCGCTTTTCGCAAAGCTTTCTGGTCGTTGTAATGTTGGCGGCAGTCGCGCAGTTTTTTATTGTGAAGCGAAACTTTTTTCGCCCTTTCCCGGGCTAATTTTTGGATTCCGGAAAGTTCCTTTCTTTCCCTTTCTGAAATAATGATTTTCCTGTGAATCGCTTCCGCAATCTCCGAATTCTGGTGAAGATAATTATCGAGTTTGTTCTTTAAGAAATTTAAAATAAAAGTCCGAACCGTTTCTTTTCCCGGCTCCATTTCGTTGGAACCCAATTTGGTCTTAGTCTGCGACTCAAAAACCGGCTCGATGACTTTGATGGAAACCGCTGCAATAATCGATTTTCGGATATCAGCAGCTTCGAAGTTTTTATTGAAAAATTCGCGGATGGTTTTCACATATGCTTCACGAAAAGCATTCAAATGCGTTCCACCTTGCGTGGTATTTTGTCCGTTAACAAAAGAAAAATAGGTTTCCGACTGCGATTTATCGGAATGCGTAATCGCCACTTCAATATCTTCATCTTTCAGATGAACAATCGGATAAAGAATTTCACCTTCAATTTCTTCCTGAAGCAAATCGCGTAAGCCATTTTCTGAAAAATAGGTTTCACCGTTGAAAATTATTTTTAAACCCGGATTCAGGTAACAATAATTTTTCAGCATTTTTTCGATGTATTCCTTCCGGAATTTAAAATGCGTAAATATGGTGGAATCCGGAATGAAGGTAATTTCAGTTCCGTTTCGGTCCGAAGATTCTTTTTCCGCGAAATCTTCGGTAATTAAACCTTTGGAAAACTCTGCAACTTTGGCTCGCCCGTCGCGCACCGATGTCACGCGGAAATATTCGGAAAGCGCATTGACCGCTTTCGTACCAACACCGTTTAATCCAACAGATTTTTTAAACGCTTTTGAATCGTATTTCCCGCCGGTATTCATTTTAGAAACGGCGTCAACAACTTTACCTAAAGGGATTCCGCGGCCGTAATCACGAATGGTGGCTTTGCCTTCATCGATTTTAATTTCGATGCGTTTCCCGGCTTTCATCACAAATTCATCGATGGAGTTATCGATGATTTCTTTGAGCAAAATATAAATTCCGTCGTCAGCGGAAGAACCGTCGCCCAATTTGCCGATGTACATTCCCGGACGAATCCGGATATGTTCCTGCCAATCGAGGGTTCTGATATTGTCTTCGGAGTAGTTTACTGTCGTATTTTCGCTCATTATTTTTCGGGGACGTGCCTAATTTTCAGCAACTCACAAAAATAGGGAAAGCAAAGCAATTTTAAAAATTTTGTGGAAAAGTTTTAAAACTGCTCTGCCTCCTTAATAAAAATTACCTGCTAAAAGGCTAAAATTTTTCAATCCAGGTTTTGAAAGCTTCTAAAAAAGTAATCAGAAACTGTTCGGTTTTTTCATTTACGGTAACGCCATCTTCCAGCAATTTATCTTTTATCGTTCCGATAAATGCTTCAGGTTGCGTCATCATCGAAAGATGGAGGTTTGCAGCCGCAATTCGGATGGTTTGATTGCTGCCCATGCCGCCAATAGCGCCGGGAGAAACCGTGACTACAGCGCCGGGCTTCCCTTTCCAAGAGTTTTGCTTTGGCGGTCTTCCGCCGATTTCCATAGCGTTTTTCAGCACGCCGGGAATGGTGCGGTTGTATTCCGGCGACACAAATAACACCGCATCGCAGTTTTGTATTTGATTTTTAAAATCGGTCCAGGTTTGTGGCGGGCTGTTTTCAATATCTTCGCTGAAAAAGGTAAGATCTTTAATTTCAACAATTCGAAGTTCCAAGCCTTCCGGGGCAAGGCGAATCATTTCCTTCGCGACTTTCCGGTTAAAAGATTCTTTACGCAAACTGCCGACTATAACTGCTACTTTTTTGTGATTCATATTTTAAATTTGACACAATTTACAAAAATATTTTTTTTAAAATTTTGCCATCTTAAGCGCCAAAAAAAAGCGAACCGAAGTCCGCTTATTTATTTTTGTAAAAAATGTTGTTTTTACACGTTAAATCTGAAATTCATCATATCACCGTCCTGCACGATGTATTCCTTACCTTCCACGGAAAGTTTTCCGGCTTCTTTTACTTTCGCTTCCGAACCGAATTTTACAAAATCTTCATATTTAATAACTTCCGCGCGGATAAATCCTTTTTCGAAATCAGTATGAATAACGCCCGCAGCTTGTGGTGCAGTCCACCCTTTTCCGATGGTCCAGGCGCGCACTTCTTTAACGCCAGCGGTGAAATAAGTTTGTAATTTCAGCAAATCGTAAGCTTTGCGAATCAATCGGTTTACACCAGGTTCAGTTAAACCAAGTTCATCTAAAAACATTTCTCTTTCCTCGAAAGTATCCAGTTCGTTGATGTCAGCTTCAATTTGCGCCGCTAAAACCACTACTTCAGCGCCTTCTTTAGCCGCCATCTCCTCGATTTTTCCAATCCATGGATTGCCGTTTTTAATGGAATTTTCATCCACATTACAAACATAAAGCACCGGTTTATTGGTTAAAAGCTGAACATCAGCAATGATGGAAGCAGAAAAATCATCGGTTGGAAATTCGCGCGCATTTTTCCCTTCTTCCACAAATTTCTGCAGATTCAGCAAAGTTTCATAAGTCATCACATCATCTTTTTTACCTGATTTGATGAACTTTTTTGCTTTTTCCACGGCTTTAGCTAAAGTTTCAATGTCTTTCAATTGAAGCTCAATATCGATGATTTCTTTATCACGAAGCGGATCTACAGTTCCTTCTACGTGCACGATATTTCCGTCTTCGAAACATCTTAGAACGTGAATAATCGCTTCACACTCGCGGATATTGGCCAGGAATTTATTTCCCAAACCTTCACCTTTGCTCGCGCCTTTCACCAAACCTGCGATATCTACGATTTCCACAACGGCAGGCAAAACTCTTTCGGGTTTCACGAGTTTTTCCAGCACAAATAATCGTTCATCCGGCACAGAAACCGTTCCTAAATTTGGTTCGATGGTGCAAAACGGATAATTCGCAGATTGCGCTTTGGCGTTGCTTAAACAGTTAAAAAGGGTTGATTTACCGACATTTGGCAAACCTACAATTCCACATTTCATATCGTAAGTTGTGAGGTTAAATTTTTAAGTTTCTTCGCGCAGAAACCTTTGAATTGAGCGTTTGCAAAGATAAATATTTTGAGCGAGTTTCTTCACAAAAAAATTTGCCACTAAAAGAGGCAAATTTTCGGTTTTATAAAATGATTAAATTATGGATTTTCCGATGTGGCATCACGCGCCAGCTCCGCATCGTCGGGCATTTCGCCCAGAACTTTATCTAAAGTAAATAACGATTCGTCACTAGCGCGGTCGCCACCGGCGATTTTCAGTTTATCGATTAAATCCATCGCCAAAGTTTCTTCTTCAATCTGTTCTTTCACAAACCATTGCAAGAAATTCCAGGTTGCCCAGTCTTTTTCCGCCATCGCCATATCGACCAAATTGTAGATTTTTTCGGTATTTTCAACTTCGTGCTGAAAAACTTTATTGAAACAATCCGTCATATTTCCGGGATCCTGTGGCGCTTCAGCTAAAGCTAAAACGGTTGGTTTTCCGCCGCGGTTCAGGATGTACTGCATGAATTTTATGGCGTGCTCGCGCTCTTCTTGCGAATGGCGGAAGAGAAAATTGGAAATTCCACCATAACCTTTGTCATTAGCCCAAATTCCATAGGATAAATAGGTGTGCGATTGGTAAAGTTCCACATTCATTTGTCGGCTTAGCGCTTCTTCCAGCGTTGCAGAAAGTCTTTTCGTGTCCATAATTTCTATTTTTATTAGTTGAACCATTTGCAGCAATAATGATTCCGTAGCTTACTATTTCGAGGTTAATTTGCTTTAAATTTTTTCCCTGTGATTTGGCCTAAATTTTTGATTTTTAAATTTTAGTAATTGAAAATCAATTCATTAAATTAATTTTTCGTTTATAACTATAAAAATAGTTGTAAATCAAAAATAAAAATCTACATTTGTATCACTAAATAATTAGTGATATGAAAATTTCGCAGTTAACGAAAGCCGAAGAGCAGGTGATGCAATATTTATGGGATTTGAAAAAAGCTTTTCTGAAAGATGTTTTAGAGCAATTTCCGGAACCAAAACCGCACACCAATACCGTTTCTACGATTTTGAAAGTTTTAAAAGAAAAAGATTTTGTTGATTACGAAGTTTTTGGGCGACAGCACCAATATTTTCCGCTTATTTCCAAAGAAAAATACAGCGGAAAATCGATGAAAAGTTTGGTTAAAAATTATTTTGAAGGTTCTTACACCAACGCCGTTTCGTTTCTAGTTGAAAAAAATGAGATGAGCGTGGAAGATCTGGAAATGCTCCTGAACGAACTCAAAAACAAAAACTGATGGAAATTTTAATGTATTCCGGCAAAGTTATTTTGACTTCGGGTATGCTGTTTTTTTATTATCAGCTCTTCCTGAAAGACAAAACTTTTCACCATTACAACCGGTTTTATTTGCTTGCGGCGGTGGTCATCAGCCTACTTCTGCCTTTGCTTAAAGTGAGTTATTTTACGCTTGAAGTAAATACTGATATCTATTTATTACTAAACAAGTTAAGTGCTGCTGAATCAAGTAAAGCT encodes the following:
- the tamL gene encoding translocation and assembly module lipoprotein TamL, which gives rise to MGRKHLAKYFQKYYLFTASAMTVLFLYACSTTKKVPDGDYLLVKNKYIFEDGKIFKDEISSHVSQKPNKKQLFLFPVGLWMYNAANPKYDSILTEYMTYPAEARDQDLRDSLFIKYNHPEYVGKSLFFERFLHNIGQPPVILDQGKTEESANSIRKYLVYRGYWDTDVKFSHDLDSAAKKAKVNYLITHRDPTYISDYYYNIPDPAIKNVYEQNLEKTLVRGNKILDQEVLEQEVKRINDLMKSVGYYKFNNSNEEIYFTADTLQSRKNVPLTMDIHKDSTDSPYKLTTIGDIKVHVLEKVADTVDTEKDSLLGINFYKLDNQYKTMSLWRPIILKKGEIYDQKNLDLTKRNIASMNNFSIIKYDEILRKENDSVLDVSYYLAPLPKFDLKIATDINYSQILNFGISPSVDFTTRNIFGGAENLTTSVSGIFGSVVSPKKNDKRALAYEVSAQAALNVPRLLMPFKTWKLIPKRYSPTSSVILGASVQDNIGLGRVGFNAGLNYFANVNDIVSHRLSIFNTQLSFTRNKERYYDYFPRDAEVRNEIFQLYSPQLYNDFIEGRISSDQLSSTIVEDAAFQSGLTEDQMNDFNTFRQSLINKDRQTQNILISSMIYNFIYNEIGKKDRHNPFYVNAKFEVAGNALGLFTRKPQEDGVLAEPTKKAFNIPFSQFVKFDFDVRKYFTFFNDKHTLALRQFIGVGIPYGNSDTMPFVRSYFNGGSNDIRAWRVFGGLGPADSQLDKKVRAYIMDNVKLTTNVEYRMPFTEMFEGAAFVDAGNIWSLKDNGFGDAFKFNKFLSQMGVGTGVGVRINVAYITLRLDAAYKVYDPNRPVGDRWVINKWQPLKPVLNFAFGYPF
- a CDS encoding DNA gyrase/topoisomerase IV subunit A, encoding MEENNTHHEETLRKVSGLYQDWFLDYASYVILDRAIPSIFDGFKPVQRRIMHSMRELEDGRYNKVANIVGNTMKYHPHGDASITDAMVQLGQKELLIDTQGNWGNIYTGDSAAAARYIEARLTPFALEVVFNAKTTHWAKSYDGRNNEPVDLPVKFPLLLAQGVEGIGVGLSTKIMPHNFNELIEASIAYLKGKKFQIFPDFLTAGMLDVSSYNDGERGGKIRARARIIQKDKNTLCITELPFGKNTGDLIDSIIKANERGKIKIKKIEDNTSDKVEINIHLNNDASPDRTIDALYAFTDCEISISPNACVIVGDKPMFLTVSEILRQNTDHTVSLLKRELEIELHELQENWHFSSLERIFIENRIYYDIEEVKTWEEVLTTIDNSLKPHTAHLLREVTTEDIVRLTEIRIKRISRFDLDKFKENILALEGKIEQVKYDLEHLIPYSIAYYTNILKKYGKGKERKTELRIFDTIDATKVAVANEKFYVNREEGFVGTSLRKDEYLFDCSDIDDIITFQKDGTMKVVKVEAKTFIGKNIEHVAVWKKNDKRTVYNMIYRESKDGPYYMKRFSVTGVTRNTDYKLASDKKGAEMLYFSANPNGEAEKVSVILKSNARVRKNKIDIDFSDLAIKGRDSKGNLVTKYPVKKVDLKEEGHSTLAPRKIWFDETVRRLNADARGTLLGTFKGDDKILTINAEGDAKLVSFDLSNRFDGEYLVFEKWKPEQAITCIYFDGEKQIYFIKRFLLENTLNVQHFMPSEHPKSFIENIIVSDNATAEIIFAKDKGKEREPEVVNIDQFISIKGIKAQGNQFIKDKVKTINITVPEVVEEENEHFDVVESTEGHISFIDEDVKDEDFPEEGTIGDLFDFPE
- a CDS encoding DNA topoisomerase IV subunit B produces the protein MSENTTVNYSEDNIRTLDWQEHIRIRPGMYIGKLGDGSSADDGIYILLKEIIDNSIDEFVMKAGKRIEIKIDEGKATIRDYGRGIPLGKVVDAVSKMNTGGKYDSKAFKKSVGLNGVGTKAVNALSEYFRVTSVRDGRAKVAEFSKGLITEDFAEKESSDRNGTEITFIPDSTIFTHFKFRKEYIEKMLKNYCYLNPGLKIIFNGETYFSENGLRDLLQEEIEGEILYPIVHLKDEDIEVAITHSDKSQSETYFSFVNGQNTTQGGTHLNAFREAYVKTIREFFNKNFEAADIRKSIIAAVSIKVIEPVFESQTKTKLGSNEMEPGKETVRTFILNFLKNKLDNYLHQNSEIAEAIHRKIIISERERKELSGIQKLARERAKKVSLHNKKLRDCRQHYNDQKALRKAETMIFITEGDSASGSITKSRDVETQAVFSLKGKPLNCYGLTKRVVYENEEFNLLQAALNIEDSLEDLRFNHVIIATDADVDGMHIRLLMITFFLQFFPDLIRNGHLYILQTPLFRVRNKKETRYCYSEIERLKALDELGKNPEITRFKGLGEISPDEFKHFIGKDIRLEPVVLGKDQTIDQILEFYMGKNTPDRQQFILKNLVVESPDIDKKEIIAEAEV
- a CDS encoding NADPH-dependent FMN reductase, which encodes MNHKKVAVIVGSLRKESFNRKVAKEMIRLAPEGLELRIVEIKDLTFFSEDIENSPPQTWTDFKNQIQNCDAVLFVSPEYNRTIPGVLKNAMEIGGRPPKQNSWKGKPGAVVTVSPGAIGGMGSNQTIRIAAANLHLSMMTQPEAFIGTIKDKLLEDGVTVNEKTEQFLITFLEAFKTWIEKF
- the ychF gene encoding redox-regulated ATPase YchF — its product is MKCGIVGLPNVGKSTLFNCLSNAKAQSANYPFCTIEPNLGTVSVPDERLFVLEKLVKPERVLPAVVEIVDIAGLVKGASKGEGLGNKFLANIRECEAIIHVLRCFEDGNIVHVEGTVDPLRDKEIIDIELQLKDIETLAKAVEKAKKFIKSGKKDDVMTYETLLNLQKFVEEGKNAREFPTDDFSASIIADVQLLTNKPVLYVCNVDENSIKNGNPWIGKIEEMAAKEGAEVVVLAAQIEADINELDTFEEREMFLDELGLTEPGVNRLIRKAYDLLKLQTYFTAGVKEVRAWTIGKGWTAPQAAGVIHTDFEKGFIRAEVIKYEDFVKFGSEAKVKEAGKLSVEGKEYIVQDGDMMNFRFNV
- a CDS encoding ferritin — its product is MDTKRLSATLEEALSRQMNVELYQSHTYLSYGIWANDKGYGGISNFLFRHSQEEREHAIKFMQYILNRGGKPTVLALAEAPQDPGNMTDCFNKVFQHEVENTEKIYNLVDMAMAEKDWATWNFLQWFVKEQIEEETLAMDLIDKLKIAGGDRASDESLFTLDKVLGEMPDDAELARDATSENP
- a CDS encoding BlaI/MecI/CopY family transcriptional regulator, giving the protein MKISQLTKAEEQVMQYLWDLKKAFLKDVLEQFPEPKPHTNTVSTILKVLKEKDFVDYEVFGRQHQYFPLISKEKYSGKSMKSLVKNYFEGSYTNAVSFLVEKNEMSVEDLEMLLNELKNKN